A genomic region of Leptolyngbya sp. NIES-2104 contains the following coding sequences:
- a CDS encoding NAD(P)H-quinone oxidoreductase subunit F, giving the protein MQQFLIESSWWIPCYGLLGAVLSLPWSIGIIRRTGPRPAAYLNVLTTVLALVHGTALFTAVWGQEPQHFAFHWLQAADLDLTFSLELSSISVGAMELITGLSLCAQVFALGYMEKDWALARFFGLMGFFEGAMSGLVVSDSLFLTYALLETLTLSTYLLVGFWYAQPLVVTAARDAFLTKRVGDVLLLMGVVSLSALSGSLDFPGLYDWAEKAELSPTVAALLGLALIAGPIGKCAQFPLHLWLDEAMEGPNPASILRNSVVVGCGAYVLIKLQPIISLSPVASTALVTLGTMTAIGASLVSLAQIDIKRALSHSTSAYLGLVFIAVGIGWTDFALILLFAHAIAKALLFMSTGAIIMTTSCQDITEMGGLWSKMPATTTAFLTGCAGLVGLFPLGGFWALQRGINDFWYDEPWLIVVILVVNALTALSLTRVYRLVFMGEAQPKTRRAPEVPWLMAVPMVSLSVFTLTVPLILNTLNLIPDLEFFNWSAAGLLIMSGMTGTALGFAITLNYAWIRPIQAPLRFFQDLLAYDFYMERIYHVSVVLTVNAIAHFSSWFDRYIVDGIVNFVGLASIFSGETLKYSSSGRSQGYMLTISLVVGLLGALLTWSMW; this is encoded by the coding sequence TGGTGGATTCCTTGTTACGGACTCTTGGGCGCGGTTTTGTCGCTGCCTTGGTCGATCGGAATTATTCGTCGGACTGGTCCCCGTCCTGCGGCTTATTTAAATGTACTAACGACAGTACTGGCATTGGTGCATGGAACGGCTCTGTTTACCGCGGTGTGGGGACAGGAACCTCAGCATTTCGCGTTTCACTGGCTGCAAGCGGCAGATTTGGATTTAACGTTTTCGCTTGAACTGTCTTCGATTAGTGTCGGCGCGATGGAACTGATTACGGGCTTGAGTTTGTGTGCTCAAGTGTTCGCGCTGGGGTACATGGAGAAAGACTGGGCGTTGGCGCGATTTTTTGGTTTGATGGGATTTTTTGAAGGTGCGATGAGCGGATTGGTTGTGAGTGATTCGCTGTTTCTCACTTACGCGCTTTTGGAAACGCTGACGCTTTCGACTTATTTGTTGGTTGGGTTCTGGTATGCTCAGCCGCTGGTCGTGACTGCGGCGCGAGATGCGTTTTTAACGAAGCGGGTCGGGGATGTTCTGCTGTTGATGGGCGTTGTGTCTCTGTCAGCACTGTCTGGGAGTTTGGATTTTCCAGGCTTATATGATTGGGCAGAGAAGGCAGAATTGTCTCCAACAGTGGCGGCTCTGCTGGGATTGGCTTTGATTGCGGGACCGATCGGGAAATGTGCCCAGTTCCCTCTGCACCTCTGGCTAGATGAAGCGATGGAAGGACCCAATCCTGCCTCGATTCTGAGAAATTCAGTCGTTGTGGGTTGTGGTGCCTATGTCTTGATTAAGCTTCAACCGATTATTTCACTGTCGCCTGTTGCTTCGACTGCTTTGGTGACATTGGGGACGATGACCGCGATCGGGGCTTCTCTTGTTTCCCTTGCTCAAATTGATATCAAACGAGCGCTATCCCATTCCACCAGTGCGTATCTGGGATTAGTTTTTATCGCGGTGGGAATTGGCTGGACGGATTTTGCGTTGATTTTGCTGTTTGCTCATGCGATCGCAAAAGCGCTTCTGTTCATGAGTACCGGAGCAATCATCATGACTACAAGTTGCCAAGACATTACTGAAATGGGTGGTCTGTGGTCAAAAATGCCTGCAACGACCACGGCATTCTTAACGGGTTGTGCTGGATTAGTTGGACTCTTTCCACTAGGTGGATTCTGGGCATTGCAGCGTGGCATTAATGATTTTTGGTACGACGAACCTTGGTTAATTGTCGTGATTCTGGTGGTGAACGCACTCACTGCTTTGAGCTTGACCAGAGTGTATCGCTTAGTGTTCATGGGTGAAGCTCAGCCGAAAACGCGACGCGCTCCCGAAGTGCCTTGGTTGATGGCAGTGCCGATGGTTTCACTTAGCGTTTTCACTTTGACCGTTCCGCTGATTCTCAATACGCTCAATCTCATTCCAGATTTAGAATTCTTCAACTGGTCAGCAGCAGGACTGTTGATCATGTCTGGAATGACAGGCACTGCTTTAGGATTTGCAATCACGCTGAATTACGCTTGGATTCGCCCGATTCAAGCACCGTTGCGATTCTTCCAGGATTTGCTGGCGTATGACTTTTACATGGAGCGGATCTATCACGTCAGTGTGGTTCTGACTGTGAATGCGATCGCTCATTTTAGTTCCTGGTTCGATCGCTACATTGTCGATGGCATTGTGAATTTTGTTGGATTGGCTTCGATCTTCAGCGGCGAAACTTTGAAATATAGTTCTTCCGGTCGATCACAAGGATATATGTTGACGATTTCGCTTGTGGTTGGCTTGTTAGGGGCGCTTTTAACTTGGTCGATGTGGTAA
- a CDS encoding NADH-quinone oxidoreductase subunit M, with the protein MLSALIWIPILGALIVGLLPGTIADKNVRRIAIVTVSIALVVSLYIATRFDTITTGLQFQEDLPWLEPLGLTYRLGLDGLSLPLVVLNCFLTLIALFSTPTTIARSRLYYSLVLVINAAVAGAFLAHNLLLFFLFYELELIPLYLLIAIWGGARRGYASTKFLIYTAVSGILILIAFLGLTWLSGATSFEYNPALSQTLPLTSQFVLLGAILIGFGIKIPLFPLHTWLPDAHVEASTPISVLLAGVLLKLGTYGLLRFGLQLFPQAWAALAPYLAIWAVVSVLFGAFTAIAQTDMKKMVAYSSVGHMGFVLLGAAAATPVSLLGCVFQMVSHGLISALLFALVGVVYAKTGTRNITVLKGLLTPERGLPIVGSLMILGVMASAGIPGMVGFISEFLIFRGSFTAFPVQTLLSMIGTGLTAVYFLLLVNRIFFGRLPDQFANLPAVSWSERIPSLVVAALIVLLGLQPSWLVHWTETTTTAMLNNYSTIATPIKSERISVLPLE; encoded by the coding sequence ATGTTAAGTGCATTAATTTGGATACCGATTTTGGGGGCGTTGATTGTTGGGCTATTGCCTGGAACGATCGCGGATAAAAATGTTAGAAGAATTGCGATTGTAACCGTGAGTATTGCTCTCGTTGTGTCGCTTTATATTGCAACTCGGTTCGACACAATTACGACGGGGCTTCAGTTTCAAGAAGATCTTCCCTGGTTAGAGCCTTTAGGATTAACTTACCGATTAGGGTTAGATGGGTTATCGCTGCCCTTGGTTGTTCTCAATTGTTTTCTGACGCTGATTGCACTATTTTCCACACCGACAACAATTGCGCGATCGCGGCTCTACTACTCGTTAGTTCTCGTGATCAATGCTGCGGTTGCTGGAGCATTCCTCGCTCATAACTTGCTGCTGTTCTTCTTATTTTATGAGCTAGAACTAATCCCGCTTTATTTGCTCATTGCAATTTGGGGAGGAGCAAGACGGGGATATGCTTCGACTAAGTTTCTAATCTACACCGCAGTTTCAGGAATTCTGATTCTGATTGCGTTTTTGGGTCTGACTTGGTTGAGTGGTGCAACTTCGTTTGAATACAATCCAGCGTTATCTCAAACGTTACCTTTAACCTCTCAGTTTGTTTTGTTAGGTGCGATTTTGATCGGGTTTGGGATCAAAATTCCTTTGTTTCCGCTGCACACTTGGCTGCCGGATGCTCACGTTGAAGCTTCTACACCGATTTCGGTTTTACTCGCCGGGGTATTGTTGAAGCTTGGAACTTATGGGCTGTTGCGGTTTGGATTGCAGTTGTTTCCGCAAGCTTGGGCGGCATTGGCTCCCTATTTGGCGATTTGGGCTGTCGTGAGTGTGTTGTTTGGGGCATTTACTGCGATCGCCCAAACTGATATGAAAAAAATGGTGGCTTATAGCTCAGTCGGTCACATGGGCTTCGTTCTTCTTGGTGCTGCGGCTGCAACTCCGGTTAGTCTATTAGGCTGTGTATTTCAGATGGTGAGTCACGGTCTGATCTCGGCTCTCTTATTTGCGCTGGTGGGTGTGGTGTATGCCAAGACGGGAACACGCAATATTACTGTTCTAAAAGGATTGCTGACACCAGAGCGAGGTTTACCGATCGTGGGTAGCTTGATGATTCTTGGTGTGATGGCGAGTGCGGGAATTCCGGGAATGGTCGGTTTTATCTCTGAGTTCTTGATCTTCCGGGGAAGCTTTACGGCGTTTCCGGTGCAAACATTACTAAGCATGATCGGAACGGGTCTGACTGCCGTTTACTTCTTGCTGCTGGTGAATCGAATTTTCTTTGGGCGGTTGCCGGATCAGTTTGCAAATTTGCCTGCTGTATCCTGGTCTGAACGAATTCCCTCGCTCGTTGTTGCAGCGCTAATTGTGTTGTTAGGTCTACAGCCGAGTTGGTTAGTGCATTGGACAGAGACAACGACGACTGCAATGTTAAATAACTATTCGACGATCGCGACTCCGATCAAATCTGAACGCATTTCGGTTTTACCGCTGGAGTAA
- a CDS encoding CO2 hydration protein has product MVAAPSKSTHPLAEIVDRIESGGALLPESPINLIEVVGVLKSYGVVLDAYSRNLKFIADHQFLVLFPFFKYFDGEITTKKLLKHWWHDRINYEFSEYCMKAMMWHGGGGLDTYLDSPEFVELAQEAIQAKIKGNFFISNLSKIFPNFLLEQIRMSCYYSAIGQFWTVMSEMFLELSDRYDNGEIKTIQDVVEHVKSGLVNNAALPITYGVKIGDRTYDIIPESAGLQFLMDTAVPYVEAVFFKSFPFMGTVSYNAQARQIPLEQERFSYGALYADPLPVGGGGIPPTLLMQDMMHYIPEYLHELYRESPRGENDIRVKICISFQKSMFCVTTAAILGLAPYAIETQNPKEQAENRKYLEGWMDKLMESRLISFQSCDV; this is encoded by the coding sequence ATGGTTGCTGCACCCTCAAAATCTACACATCCGCTGGCTGAGATTGTCGATCGCATTGAATCCGGTGGCGCTCTCTTACCCGAATCGCCGATCAATTTGATCGAAGTGGTTGGCGTTCTTAAAAGCTATGGCGTGGTACTAGATGCTTACTCGCGCAATCTGAAGTTTATCGCTGATCATCAGTTTTTAGTGTTGTTTCCGTTTTTCAAATATTTTGATGGCGAGATTACAACGAAGAAGCTATTAAAGCATTGGTGGCACGATCGCATTAATTACGAATTCTCTGAGTACTGCATGAAAGCCATGATGTGGCATGGTGGCGGCGGATTAGATACTTACCTCGATAGTCCTGAATTTGTCGAACTCGCTCAAGAAGCCATTCAAGCAAAGATTAAAGGGAATTTCTTCATCAGCAATCTGTCTAAGATTTTTCCGAATTTTCTGCTTGAGCAGATTCGGATGTCTTGTTACTACAGTGCGATCGGGCAATTCTGGACGGTCATGAGCGAGATGTTTCTCGAATTAAGCGATCGCTATGACAACGGTGAAATCAAAACGATTCAAGATGTCGTTGAGCATGTGAAATCGGGACTTGTGAACAATGCCGCTTTACCAATTACCTACGGGGTGAAAATTGGCGATCGTACTTACGACATCATTCCAGAATCCGCCGGGCTGCAATTCCTGATGGATACTGCCGTTCCTTATGTTGAAGCGGTCTTTTTCAAGTCTTTTCCATTCATGGGAACCGTTTCTTACAATGCTCAAGCACGACAAATTCCGTTAGAACAAGAGCGATTTTCTTACGGTGCGCTGTATGCTGATCCGCTTCCTGTTGGCGGGGGTGGAATTCCGCCGACATTACTGATGCAGGACATGATGCACTATATTCCTGAATATTTGCATGAGTTGTATCGTGAATCTCCCAGAGGTGAAAACGATATTCGCGTCAAAATCTGTATTAGTTTCCAAAAGTCGATGTTCTGTGTGACAACAGCGGCGATTTTGGGATTGGCTCCTTATGCGATCGAGACTCAAAACCCAAAAGAGCAAGCCGAAAATCGTAAATACTTGGAAGGCTGGATGGATAAACTGATGGAATCACGCCTCATCAGTTTTCAGTCTTGTGATGTTTGA
- a CDS encoding NAD(P)H-quinone oxidoreductase subunit F translates to MAHPLLQSIWLIPCYALLGAALSALWFPGITRRTGPRPSGYINAIMSLFTFIHASLALPATWGQPSQEILIPWLDVAGLNLTIPIEISTLSVGAIVLVSGINLLAQTYAFGYMEMDWGWARFFSLLGFFEAGMTALVLCNSLFFSYFILEILTLATYLLVGIWFNQSLVVTGARDAFLTKRLGDLFLLMGVVALLPLAGTWNFNELAEWAQTAQVDPKVITLVGLALIAGPMGKCAQFPLHLWLDEAMEGPVPASILRNSVVVATGAWVLYKLEPVLALSPTVLGTTVFIGAVSAIGGSLIAIAQIDIKRTQSYLVTAYMGLVFIAIGTQQPEAALLLVLSHALASALLIMGGGAVVWNSITQDVTMLGGLWSRRPVSGFSFLIGLAGLVAFPPFGGFWALLKICEGVWGTQSWIVGIVLLVNAFAAFGVTRVFCLLFLGESKQMAQRSPEIHYWMALPMIFMMGFTLHLPLILQALNLLPSWAEINTDLALLLIWSTITGIALSAVVYTSKSIAKPVVLPWKGLQDLLAYDFYTPNLYRSTIVFFVALVSQITSWFDKYLVDGGLNLFGSLTVFSGKNLRYSTSGQSQFYMLTIVFGIALISVLLSLPFLSHVTVSLFPQNPTDIVMNVQR, encoded by the coding sequence ATGGCTCACCCTTTGCTTCAGAGCATTTGGTTAATTCCTTGCTATGCCCTTCTTGGCGCAGCTCTTTCCGCGCTTTGGTTTCCGGGAATTACACGGCGGACAGGTCCCCGCCCTTCTGGATATATCAATGCGATTATGTCCTTGTTTACATTTATTCATGCTTCTTTAGCGCTGCCTGCAACCTGGGGACAGCCGTCACAAGAAATTTTGATTCCTTGGCTGGATGTTGCGGGTTTGAATCTAACAATCCCGATCGAGATTTCTACTCTGAGCGTTGGCGCAATCGTGCTCGTGTCTGGAATTAATCTTCTAGCACAGACCTACGCTTTCGGCTACATGGAAATGGACTGGGGCTGGGCGCGATTTTTCTCGCTGCTCGGCTTCTTTGAAGCGGGAATGACTGCACTCGTGCTGTGTAATTCTCTGTTTTTCAGCTATTTCATTCTAGAAATTCTGACGCTTGCGACTTATTTGCTCGTTGGCATCTGGTTTAATCAGTCTCTTGTGGTCACAGGTGCACGAGATGCGTTTCTCACCAAGCGGCTCGGTGACTTGTTCTTGCTGATGGGCGTGGTAGCACTGTTACCGCTGGCAGGAACCTGGAACTTCAACGAACTTGCAGAATGGGCGCAAACGGCTCAAGTCGATCCGAAAGTCATTACCTTGGTCGGTTTAGCGCTGATCGCGGGTCCGATGGGTAAATGCGCTCAGTTCCCGCTGCACTTGTGGCTAGATGAAGCAATGGAAGGTCCGGTTCCCGCATCGATTCTGCGGAACTCGGTGGTCGTCGCAACGGGTGCTTGGGTGCTCTACAAGCTTGAACCTGTATTAGCGCTGTCTCCGACGGTGCTTGGAACGACGGTATTTATCGGTGCAGTGAGTGCGATCGGTGGATCATTAATTGCGATCGCTCAAATCGACATCAAGCGGACGCAGTCTTATCTTGTCACCGCTTACATGGGTTTGGTCTTTATCGCGATCGGGACTCAGCAACCCGAAGCGGCTCTTTTACTCGTTTTGAGTCATGCTCTCGCTTCTGCATTGTTGATCATGGGTGGTGGTGCAGTGGTTTGGAATAGCATCACGCAAGATGTGACGATGTTGGGTGGATTGTGGTCGCGTCGTCCGGTGTCGGGTTTTAGTTTCCTGATCGGTCTTGCTGGATTGGTGGCTTTTCCGCCGTTTGGGGGATTCTGGGCGCTGCTGAAAATCTGTGAAGGCGTGTGGGGCACTCAGTCTTGGATTGTGGGCATTGTGCTGTTGGTAAATGCGTTTGCAGCATTTGGAGTAACTCGCGTCTTCTGCTTGCTCTTCTTGGGTGAATCGAAGCAAATGGCACAGCGATCGCCAGAAATTCACTACTGGATGGCGTTGCCGATGATCTTCATGATGGGCTTCACGCTACATCTGCCGCTGATTCTTCAAGCGTTGAATCTGTTACCAAGCTGGGCTGAAATCAATACCGATTTAGCTCTATTGCTGATTTGGTCAACGATTACAGGAATTGCGCTCAGTGCAGTAGTTTACACGAGCAAGAGTATCGCGAAACCTGTGGTGCTTCCCTGGAAAGGTTTGCAGGATTTGTTGGCGTATGACTTTTACACCCCGAATCTGTATCGCAGCACGATCGTATTCTTCGTAGCCCTGGTTTCTCAAATCACGTCTTGGTTTGATAAATACCTGGTAGACGGAGGACTGAACCTATTCGGATCGTTGACTGTGTTCAGTGGTAAAAACTTGCGGTATAGCACATCGGGACAATCGCAATTTTATATGTTGACGATCGTATTTGGAATCGCCTTGATCAGTGTTCTACTGAGCTTGCCTTTTCTTTCGCACGTCACCGTCTCGCTGTTTCCGCAAAACCCGACTGACATCGTGATGAACGTTCAGCGTTAA
- a CDS encoding NADH-quinone oxidoreductase subunit M, producing MLSPLIWLPLIGALVIGLVPNLSAKQAKLGAIAVSGAILAWTVVLLLNFDLSQPGFQMKEYHTWIPTLGISYSLAIDGLSLPLLALSSLITIIVASNGEVGLKPGESLQRPQLFYSLLLIVNSGVAGAFLAQNLLLFFLFYEIELVPFYLLILIWGGQKREYAAMKFLIYTAVSGILILTAFLGVAWLGHAASFDYSDINTTALPQKVQLILLTLVLIGFGIKTPLVPLHTWLPDAYVEASTPVAILLGGILAKLGTYGLVRFALGMFPETWKLVSLGLSIIAAVSILYGALSALAQHDIKRMVAFSSIAHMGYVLLGAAALTPLAMVGAVSQMVAHGLILALLFYLVGLVESKTGTRDRDILNGLLNPIRGLPLTSALLILAAMASAGIPGLAGFVSEFLVFQGSFATFPVQTLVAILGTGLTAVYFVILLNRTCFGKLDNYTAYYPRVKFAEYVPALVLTALIFWFGIQPTWLVRWSEQTTKALVTAAIPQVEQVAFNSVDRS from the coding sequence ATGCTGAGTCCGTTGATTTGGCTACCGCTGATCGGTGCGTTAGTCATTGGGTTAGTCCCAAACCTTTCTGCAAAGCAAGCAAAATTAGGCGCGATCGCAGTTTCGGGTGCGATTCTCGCGTGGACGGTTGTTCTATTGTTGAACTTCGATCTGAGCCAGCCCGGTTTTCAGATGAAGGAATATCACACCTGGATTCCAACTCTGGGAATTAGCTACAGTTTAGCGATCGATGGTTTATCTCTACCGCTTCTCGCTTTGAGCAGCTTGATCACGATCATTGTGGCTTCTAATGGTGAAGTTGGACTGAAGCCGGGTGAAAGCTTGCAGCGTCCTCAACTGTTTTATTCACTGCTATTGATTGTAAATTCAGGTGTTGCAGGTGCGTTTTTAGCTCAAAACTTGCTGCTGTTCTTCTTGTTCTACGAAATCGAGCTTGTTCCGTTCTATCTGCTGATCTTGATCTGGGGCGGACAGAAGCGCGAATATGCTGCAATGAAGTTCCTGATTTACACAGCGGTTTCAGGCATTTTGATTCTGACAGCGTTCCTCGGTGTCGCTTGGTTGGGTCATGCTGCAAGTTTTGACTACAGCGATATCAATACAACCGCGCTTCCTCAAAAGGTTCAGTTAATTCTACTGACATTGGTACTAATTGGATTTGGAATCAAGACTCCGTTAGTTCCGCTGCACACTTGGCTGCCAGATGCTTATGTTGAAGCTTCGACTCCAGTTGCCATCTTGCTCGGTGGAATTTTGGCGAAGCTTGGAACATATGGTTTAGTGCGATTTGCGCTCGGAATGTTTCCGGAAACTTGGAAGCTCGTTTCGCTTGGGCTTTCAATTATTGCAGCCGTTTCGATTCTGTATGGTGCATTGTCCGCGCTGGCACAACATGACATTAAGCGAATGGTGGCATTTAGCTCGATCGCTCATATGGGTTATGTGTTGCTTGGTGCTGCTGCGTTAACTCCACTCGCGATGGTAGGTGCAGTCTCACAAATGGTGGCACATGGTTTGATTCTGGCGCTGTTGTTCTACTTGGTGGGATTGGTTGAATCGAAAACGGGAACCCGCGATCGCGATATTCTCAACGGTCTATTGAACCCAATTCGAGGCTTGCCGCTCACCAGTGCACTACTCATTCTCGCAGCGATGGCAAGTGCTGGAATTCCTGGACTCGCTGGATTTGTGTCTGAGTTTCTCGTGTTCCAAGGTAGCTTTGCAACTTTTCCAGTGCAAACTTTAGTCGCAATCTTGGGAACAGGTTTGACGGCGGTTTACTTTGTGATTCTGCTAAATCGGACTTGCTTTGGAAAACTAGATAACTACACCGCTTACTATCCCAGAGTCAAATTTGCCGAGTACGTTCCTGCGCTCGTGTTGACGGCGTTAATTTTCTGGTTTGGCATTCAGCCGACTTGGTTAGTGCGCTGGAGTGAGCAAACGACGAAAGCGCTTGTGACTGCTGCCATTCCTCAAGTCGAGCAAGTTGCATTTAATTCCGTCGATCGTTCTTAA
- a CDS encoding CO2 hydration protein translates to MNMPAPTKTKLPPSQHPFADVIHRMEAGGAMLPDTPENLMQIIGLYKAYAVPMDFYWRDLLYIGEQVFLNPLPVFKYFISDEYMKRHNHYSGDDADLRIWRGTAEAHPELIEFMEKGELNKKLPRGLHHLWHDRINMEFAEECMRAMLWHRGMYVPVNQFDPYLDSDEYKANADRAIKAYFRKNPVMAGLYKLFPDMFLEQCRQASYYANLGLFWEVMAPVFFEMSDLYDEGKIATVPQAMDFLVNGIFAIAGRPIYHHVYIDGECYEIIPKSKGFTWLYEAALPYVEAVFYRTAPFRGTKSYNAQAGQVPDAQKDFHYGVLYADKFPVGTAGIPPTFLAQDMLHFLPPYLVEYYQQHCRGEDDMLVQLAVSFQRSMYCVTSAVIQALRGALLYPLDDPNPNHLMANRRFFESQLDRFLRPESRIREIQNQDYR, encoded by the coding sequence ATGAATATGCCCGCTCCCACCAAAACCAAGCTGCCTCCATCGCAGCACCCCTTCGCAGACGTGATTCACCGCATGGAAGCAGGCGGCGCAATGCTGCCCGATACGCCCGAAAATTTGATGCAGATTATCGGTCTGTACAAGGCGTATGCGGTTCCGATGGATTTCTACTGGCGTGATTTGCTCTACATCGGTGAGCAAGTGTTTCTCAATCCGCTACCTGTCTTCAAGTATTTCATTTCCGATGAGTACATGAAGCGTCACAATCACTATTCGGGTGATGATGCGGATTTGCGGATTTGGCGCGGAACCGCAGAAGCACACCCGGAACTGATCGAGTTCATGGAAAAGGGAGAGCTAAACAAAAAGCTGCCACGCGGACTGCACCATCTTTGGCACGATCGTATCAATATGGAGTTCGCTGAAGAATGTATGCGGGCGATGTTGTGGCATCGGGGAATGTATGTTCCGGTGAATCAGTTCGATCCGTACCTCGATAGTGATGAGTACAAAGCAAACGCCGATCGAGCAATCAAAGCTTATTTCCGCAAAAATCCAGTGATGGCGGGATTGTACAAGCTGTTCCCGGATATGTTCTTGGAGCAGTGCCGTCAGGCATCGTACTATGCGAATCTCGGATTGTTCTGGGAAGTAATGGCTCCGGTGTTCTTCGAGATGTCCGATTTGTATGATGAGGGCAAGATCGCAACCGTTCCACAAGCGATGGATTTCTTGGTCAATGGAATTTTCGCGATTGCAGGTCGCCCCATCTATCACCATGTGTACATCGACGGTGAATGCTACGAAATCATTCCGAAATCAAAAGGATTCACCTGGCTGTATGAGGCTGCATTACCTTATGTGGAAGCAGTTTTCTACAGAACGGCTCCCTTCCGAGGAACAAAGTCTTACAACGCTCAAGCGGGACAAGTTCCAGACGCTCAGAAAGATTTTCACTACGGCGTTCTGTACGCGGATAAATTCCCGGTTGGAACGGCTGGGATTCCGCCGACATTCTTAGCTCAGGATATGTTGCACTTCCTGCCGCCGTATTTGGTGGAATATTACCAGCAACATTGCCGGGGTGAGGACGATATGTTGGTGCAGCTTGCCGTGAGTTTTCAGCGATCAATGTATTGTGTGACCTCTGCGGTGATTCAGGCATTGCGTGGTGCGTTGCTGTATCCGTTAGATGATCCGAATCCGAATCATTTGATGGCGAATCGGCGGTTTTTTGAATCACAGCTCGATCGATTCCTGCGTCCTGAATCGCGGATTCGGGAAATCCAGAACCAGGATTATCGGTAA
- a CDS encoding fasciclin domain-containing protein, whose amino-acid sequence MADIVDIAVGAGSFSTLVTAVQAANLVDALKSPGPFTVFAPNDDAFAKLPPGTIQTLVQNIPQLSRILTFHVVAGKYMKADLEKLESLPSLEGSPIPFHFEDGFEVKNATVLAADIEADNGVIHVIDTVILMG is encoded by the coding sequence ATGGCAGATATTGTTGATATTGCAGTTGGCGCTGGCTCGTTCAGTACGCTTGTGACCGCTGTGCAGGCGGCAAATTTAGTCGATGCGCTGAAAAGCCCAGGTCCGTTCACGGTGTTCGCACCCAATGATGATGCGTTTGCGAAGCTTCCACCGGGAACGATTCAAACCCTTGTCCAAAATATTCCACAACTGTCCCGCATTCTGACGTTTCACGTGGTTGCTGGGAAGTATATGAAAGCTGATTTGGAAAAGCTAGAATCATTGCCTTCTCTGGAAGGTTCACCGATTCCGTTTCACTTCGAGGATGGTTTCGAGGTGAAAAATGCAACGGTATTAGCAGCAGATATCGAAGCTGATAATGGTGTCATTCATGTGATTGATACCGTGATTCTAATGGGTTAG
- a CDS encoding LysR family transcriptional regulator, whose translation MQNATLHQLKVFEAVARHSSFTRAAEELFLTQPTVSMQVKQLSKTVGLPLFEQVGKRLYLTAAGKELYSTCRDVFERLDQFQIAIADLKGLKQGTLRLAVVTTAKYVIPRILGPFCQRYPGIDVSLTVTNHQYVLDSLADNRDDLYILSQLPEDSEAHCEPFMENPLVVLAPRSHPLAKEKNIPISRISEEPFIMREPGSGTRKAVQKLFDSQGLPMKVKLDLGSNEAIKQAIAGGMGLSVLSKHTLALEGVNNQLAILDVEGFPIERYWYVVHPSGKQLSAIAKAFYDYLMNEGKQVAEETSVLGKLDQKEKETVEV comes from the coding sequence TTGCAGAATGCGACCTTGCACCAGTTAAAAGTTTTTGAAGCTGTCGCTCGCCATAGCAGCTTTACTCGTGCGGCTGAGGAATTGTTTCTCACGCAGCCGACCGTTTCCATGCAGGTGAAGCAGTTGTCGAAAACCGTTGGCTTGCCTTTATTCGAGCAGGTAGGGAAACGGCTGTATCTGACAGCAGCCGGAAAGGAATTGTATTCGACCTGCCGCGATGTGTTTGAGCGATTGGATCAGTTTCAGATTGCGATCGCGGATCTCAAAGGTCTGAAACAGGGTACCTTGCGCCTTGCTGTCGTGACTACAGCAAAATATGTGATTCCGCGTATTCTGGGTCCGTTCTGTCAGCGTTACCCAGGAATTGATGTTTCGTTAACGGTGACGAATCATCAGTATGTGCTCGATAGCTTGGCAGATAACCGAGATGATCTCTACATTTTGAGCCAACTGCCAGAAGATTCAGAAGCGCACTGTGAGCCGTTTATGGAAAATCCGCTGGTCGTGCTGGCTCCAAGAAGTCATCCGTTAGCTAAAGAGAAGAACATTCCAATCTCTCGAATTTCTGAGGAACCGTTCATCATGCGGGAACCGGGATCGGGAACGCGCAAAGCAGTTCAAAAGCTATTTGATTCTCAAGGCTTACCGATGAAGGTCAAACTAGATTTGGGTAGCAATGAAGCAATCAAACAAGCGATCGCGGGTGGTATGGGCTTATCTGTCCTGTCGAAGCACACGTTAGCACTCGAAGGGGTGAACAATCAGCTTGCCATTCTCGATGTGGAAGGATTCCCGATCGAGCGTTACTGGTATGTGGTGCATCCATCTGGAAAACAACTTTCTGCGATCGCTAAAGCGTTCTATGACTATCTGATGAATGAAGGCAAGCAAGTTGCTGAGGAAACTTCAGTGTTAGGAAAGCTCGATCAGAAAGAGAAAGAGACAGTGGAAGTGTAG